One segment of Bacteroidales bacterium DNA contains the following:
- a CDS encoding metallophosphoesterase gives MNLFRFLFLLVFFILLNIYLFNRGWQAMPDNRVVHTVYTLLYIFTSTAIFFAIFAGNRLPVATGRIFELVGGYWMILFVFTLSGALLGDILRILNHYFGIFPDWVTRHYAQAKLIYFFAVLTVLAFISVMGYYRFSHPKITKMNLTVNHGKVLTHDMNIIAVSDIHLGNLIRKKQLGKWVNLINKQDPDVILIVGDLFDHNIHAVELQHMNDDLLKLKATYGVFGIPGNHDYYAGIDKAIQYMKSSGIKVLRDTSVVIDKQLILIGRDDLTNRNRKPLNAIINGSPDTLPKIVLDHQPSGFAESEENGIDVHISGHTHNGQLFPFNKVVSRIYKLGYGYLKSGNTHFYVSSGLGLWGAPIRLGTQSEIVNIVLKSSLNAN, from the coding sequence ATGAATTTATTCCGGTTTCTCTTCCTTTTAGTCTTTTTCATCTTGCTTAATATTTACCTGTTTAACAGGGGCTGGCAGGCTATGCCTGACAACCGGGTTGTTCATACGGTTTATACCCTTTTGTATATTTTTACTTCCACAGCCATCTTCTTTGCCATTTTTGCCGGGAACCGCCTGCCTGTCGCCACAGGAAGAATATTCGAACTGGTGGGAGGTTACTGGATGATCCTGTTTGTCTTTACGTTAAGCGGGGCCCTGCTTGGTGATATACTCCGGATACTGAACCATTACTTCGGCATTTTTCCGGATTGGGTAACCCGGCATTACGCACAGGCTAAACTGATCTATTTCTTCGCTGTATTAACGGTTCTTGCTTTCATATCGGTTATGGGTTATTACCGGTTTTCTCATCCGAAAATCACCAAAATGAATCTAACCGTCAATCACGGCAAAGTGCTCACCCATGATATGAATATTATTGCTGTGAGCGATATTCATCTCGGCAACCTGATCCGTAAAAAGCAGTTGGGTAAGTGGGTGAACCTTATAAATAAACAGGATCCCGATGTCATCCTGATTGTGGGAGATCTTTTTGATCATAATATTCATGCTGTTGAATTGCAGCATATGAATGATGACCTGTTAAAGCTTAAAGCAACGTATGGTGTTTTCGGCATTCCCGGCAACCACGATTACTATGCCGGAATTGACAAGGCTATTCAATATATGAAGAGCTCCGGTATTAAGGTGCTCAGGGATACGTCAGTTGTGATCGACAAACAGCTTATACTCATCGGACGTGATGACCTCACAAATCGCAACCGGAAACCACTCAATGCCATTATTAACGGATCACCGGATACTTTGCCCAAAATTGTACTGGATCATCAGCCATCAGGCTTCGCCGAATCGGAAGAAAACGGAATTGATGTTCATATATCGGGACATACTCACAATGGTCAGCTGTTCCCTTTCAATAAAGTGGTTTCACGCATCTACAAACTCGGATATGGCTACCTGAAAAGCGGAAACACCCACTTTTATGTTTCATCGGGATTGGGATTATGGGGTGCGCCTATCAGGCTTGGAACGCAATCCGAAATTGTGAATATCGTACTTAAAAGCAGTTTGAACGCAAACTGA